In Cryptomeria japonica chromosome 10, Sugi_1.0, whole genome shotgun sequence, a genomic segment contains:
- the LOC131859186 gene encoding endoglucanase 17-like — translation MRSFFSMLVKANYTFLRVSSHHHQLSIISYNYREALSNTILFFEGQNFGKLPVNQCIEWRRYFGLSNGAFAHVNVTGGYYDAGDNVKFIFSMAFTTTMLSWSVLEFGGFMSSDISNAKTAICSATYYHLRAIAHPDTIYV, via the exons ATGAGGAGTTTTTTCAGTATGTTGGTGAAAGCCAACTACACTTTTCTGAGGGTGAGCTCTCATCACCACCAACTGTCTATTATTTCTTATAACTATAGAGAGGCCTTGTCAAACACTATTCTATTCTTTGAAGGCCAGAATTTTGGGAAGCTCCCTGTCAATCAATGCATTGAGTGGAGAAGATACTTTGGTCTTTCTAATGGTGCTTTTGCCCAT GTTAACGTAACTGGAGGTTACTATGATGCGGGGGACAATGTGAAGTTTATATTTTCAATGGCCTTCACAACCACAATGCTATCTTGGAGTGTTTTGGAGTTTGGTGGATTCATGAGCAGTGATATCTCCAATGCAAAGACTGCCATATGCTCGGCCACATATTATCATCTAAGGGCTATTGCTCACCCAGACACCATATATGTTTAG